One genomic segment of Drosophila melanogaster chromosome 3R includes these proteins:
- the Fas1 gene encoding fasciclin 1, isoform D, with protein sequence MLNAAALLLALLCAANAAAAADLADKLRDDSELSQSTAKSLRRLMPVRFYSLLESNQIANSTLSLRSCTIFVPTNEAFQRYKSKTAHVLYHITTEAYTQKRLPNTVSSDMAGNPPLYITKNSNGDIFVNNARIIPSLSVETNSDGKRQIMHIIDEVLEPLTVKAGHSDTPNNPNALKFLKNAEEFNVDNIGVRTYRSQVTMAKKESVYDAAGQHTFLVPVDEGFKLSARSSLVDGKVIDGHVIPNTVIFTAAAQHDDPKASAAFEDLLKVTVSFFKQKNGKMYVKSNTIVGDAKHRVGVVLAEIVKANIPVSNGVVHLIHRPLMIIDTTVTQFLQENAENGALRKFYEVIMDNGGAVLDDINSLTEVTILAPSNEAWNSSNINNVLRDRNKMRQILNMHIIKDRLNVDKIRQKNANLIAQVPTVNNNTFLYFNVRGEGSDTVITVEGGGVNATVIQADVAQTNGYVHIIDHVLGVPYTTVLGKLESDPMMSDTYKMGKFSHFNDQLNNTQRRFTYFVPRDKGWQKTELDYPSAHKKLFMADFSYHSKSILERHLAISDKEYTMKDLVKFSQESGSVILPTFRDSLSIRVEEEAGRYVIIWNYKKINVYRPDVECTNGIIHVIDYPLLEEKDVVVAGGSYLPESSICIILANLIMITVAKFLN encoded by the exons ATGCTGAACGCTGCAGCGCTGCTTTTGGCGCTGCTCTGCGCCGCGAacgcagccgccgccgccgatTTGGCGGACAAATTGCGCGATGATTCGGAACTCTCTCAG AGCACTGCCAAATCCTTGAGGCGCCTTATGCCAGTTAGG TTCTACAGCCTGCTGGAGAGCAATCAAATTGCCAACTCAACGCTTTCGCTGCGCAGCTGCACGATCTTTGTGCCCACCAATGAAGCCTTCCAGCGCTACAAGAGCAAAACCGCCCATGTGCTCTATCACATTA CCACTGAGGCGTACACCCAGAAACGACTGCCGAATACCGTGTCATCGGACATGGCCGGCAATCCACCGCTGTACATCACAAAGAACTCGAATGGCGACATCTTTGTGAACAATGCCCGGATCATACCCTCGCTCAGTGTGGAGACAAACAGCGATGGCAAGCGGCAG ATCATGCACATCATCGACGAGGTACTGGAGCCGCTCACCGTCAAGGCTGGCCATTCGGATACCCCCAACAATCCGAATGCTCTCAAGTTCCTGAAGAACGCCGAGGAGTTCAACGTGGACAACATCGGTGTGCGCACGTACCGCAGCCAGGTGACGATGGCCAAGAAAGAGTCGGTCTATGATGCCGCCGGACAGCACACGTTCCTGGTTCCCGTCGATGAAGGCTTCAAG CTCTCGGCTCGCAGCAGCCTCGTGGACGGCAAGGTCATCGATGGCCATGTGATACCAAACACTGTCATCTTCACTGCCGCTGCCCAGCATGACGATCCCAAGGCTTCCGCCGCTTTTGAGGACTTACTCAAGGTCACCGTCAGTTTCTTCAAGCAGAAGAACGGCAAAA TGTACGTCAAGTCAAACACCATTGTGGGTGATGCCAAACACCGCGTGGGCGTGGTTCTGGCCGAAATCGTGAAGGCGAACATCCCAGTGAGCAACGGAGTAGTCCATCTGATCCACCGCCCGCTGATGATCATCGATACGACGGTCACCCAATTCCTGCAG GAGAATGCTGAGAACGGAGCTCTGCGCAAGTTCTACGAAGTTATAATGGACAATGGTGGAGCAGTTCTGGACGACATCAATAGCCTGACAGAAGTGACCATTTTGGCTCCCAGCAATGAGGCTTGGAACTCCTCGAACATCAACAATGTTTTGCG AGATCGGAATAAGATGAGGCAGATCCTGAACATGCATATCATCAAGGACCGCTTAAATGTGGACAAGATCAGgcagaaaaatgcaaatttg ATTGCCCAGGTGCCCACTGTCAACAACAACACTTTCCTGTACTTCAACGTTCGCGGTGAGGGATCGGATACCGTGATAACAGTTGAGGGAGGCGGCGTGAATGCCACCGTTATCCAGGCTGATGTGGCCCAGACTAATGGTTATGTTCACATCATCGACCATGTGCTGGGCGTGCCTTACACTACAGTTCTTGGCAAACTTGAATCCGATCCCATGATGAG TGACACCTATAAGATGGGAAAATTCTCGCACTTTAATGACCAGCTGAACAACACACAACGCCGCTTCACCTACTTTGTGCCCAGGGACAAGGGCTGGCAGAAGACCGAGCTGGATTACCCATCGGCTCACAAGAAGCTTTTTATGGCCGACTTTTCCTATCAT TCCAAGTCCATTCTGGAGCGTCATTTGGCTATTTCGGATAAGGAGTACACCATGAAGGATCTGGTTAAGTTTTCGCAAGAATCGGGCAGCGTAATCCTACCCACGTTCCGCGACTCTTTGAGTATCCGCGTGGAGGAGGAAGCTGGAC GCTATGTGATCATTTGGAACTACAAGAAGATCAACGTATACCGGCCCGATGTTGAGTGCACCAACGGAATTATCCACGTCATCGACTACCCACTCCTGGAGGAAAAGGATGTGGTCGTGGCCGGAGGTAGCTATTTGCCAGAATCAAGCATTTGCATCATCTTGGCCAACCTCATAATGATAACAGTAGCAAAGTTCTTGAACTAA
- the Fas1 gene encoding fasciclin 1, isoform A, with product MLNAAALLLALLCAANAAAAADLADKLRDDSELSQFYSLLESNQIANSTLSLRSCTIFVPTNEAFQRYKSKTAHVLYHITTEAYTQKRLPNTVSSDMAGNPPLYITKNSNGDIFVNNARIIPSLSVETNSDGKRQIMHIIDEVLEPLTVKAGHSDTPNNPNALKFLKNAEEFNVDNIGVRTYRSQVTMAKKESVYDAAGQHTFLVPVDEGFKLSARSSLVDGKVIDGHVIPNTVIFTAAAQHDDPKASAAFEDLLKVTVSFFKQKNGKMYVKSNTIVGDAKHRVGVVLAEIVKANIPVSNGVVHLIHRPLMIIDTTVTQFLQENAENGALRKFYEVIMDNGGAVLDDINSLTEVTILAPSNEAWNSSNINNVLRDRNKMRQILNMHIIKDRLNVDKIRQKNANLIAQVPTVNNNTFLYFNVRGEGSDTVITVEGGGVNATVIQADVAQTNGYVHIIDHVLGVPYTTVLGKLESDPMMSDTYKMGKFSHFNDQLNNTQRRFTYFVPRDKGWQKTELDYPSAHKKLFMADFSYHSKSILERHLAISDKEYTMKDLVKFSQESGSVILPTFRDSLSIRVEEEAGRYVIIWNYKKINVYRPDVECTNGIIHVIDYPLLEEKDVVVAGGSYLPESSICIILANLIMITVAKFLN from the exons ATGCTGAACGCTGCAGCGCTGCTTTTGGCGCTGCTCTGCGCCGCGAacgcagccgccgccgccgatTTGGCGGACAAATTGCGCGATGATTCGGAACTCTCTCAG TTCTACAGCCTGCTGGAGAGCAATCAAATTGCCAACTCAACGCTTTCGCTGCGCAGCTGCACGATCTTTGTGCCCACCAATGAAGCCTTCCAGCGCTACAAGAGCAAAACCGCCCATGTGCTCTATCACATTA CCACTGAGGCGTACACCCAGAAACGACTGCCGAATACCGTGTCATCGGACATGGCCGGCAATCCACCGCTGTACATCACAAAGAACTCGAATGGCGACATCTTTGTGAACAATGCCCGGATCATACCCTCGCTCAGTGTGGAGACAAACAGCGATGGCAAGCGGCAG ATCATGCACATCATCGACGAGGTACTGGAGCCGCTCACCGTCAAGGCTGGCCATTCGGATACCCCCAACAATCCGAATGCTCTCAAGTTCCTGAAGAACGCCGAGGAGTTCAACGTGGACAACATCGGTGTGCGCACGTACCGCAGCCAGGTGACGATGGCCAAGAAAGAGTCGGTCTATGATGCCGCCGGACAGCACACGTTCCTGGTTCCCGTCGATGAAGGCTTCAAG CTCTCGGCTCGCAGCAGCCTCGTGGACGGCAAGGTCATCGATGGCCATGTGATACCAAACACTGTCATCTTCACTGCCGCTGCCCAGCATGACGATCCCAAGGCTTCCGCCGCTTTTGAGGACTTACTCAAGGTCACCGTCAGTTTCTTCAAGCAGAAGAACGGCAAAA TGTACGTCAAGTCAAACACCATTGTGGGTGATGCCAAACACCGCGTGGGCGTGGTTCTGGCCGAAATCGTGAAGGCGAACATCCCAGTGAGCAACGGAGTAGTCCATCTGATCCACCGCCCGCTGATGATCATCGATACGACGGTCACCCAATTCCTGCAG GAGAATGCTGAGAACGGAGCTCTGCGCAAGTTCTACGAAGTTATAATGGACAATGGTGGAGCAGTTCTGGACGACATCAATAGCCTGACAGAAGTGACCATTTTGGCTCCCAGCAATGAGGCTTGGAACTCCTCGAACATCAACAATGTTTTGCG AGATCGGAATAAGATGAGGCAGATCCTGAACATGCATATCATCAAGGACCGCTTAAATGTGGACAAGATCAGgcagaaaaatgcaaatttg ATTGCCCAGGTGCCCACTGTCAACAACAACACTTTCCTGTACTTCAACGTTCGCGGTGAGGGATCGGATACCGTGATAACAGTTGAGGGAGGCGGCGTGAATGCCACCGTTATCCAGGCTGATGTGGCCCAGACTAATGGTTATGTTCACATCATCGACCATGTGCTGGGCGTGCCTTACACTACAGTTCTTGGCAAACTTGAATCCGATCCCATGATGAG TGACACCTATAAGATGGGAAAATTCTCGCACTTTAATGACCAGCTGAACAACACACAACGCCGCTTCACCTACTTTGTGCCCAGGGACAAGGGCTGGCAGAAGACCGAGCTGGATTACCCATCGGCTCACAAGAAGCTTTTTATGGCCGACTTTTCCTATCAT TCCAAGTCCATTCTGGAGCGTCATTTGGCTATTTCGGATAAGGAGTACACCATGAAGGATCTGGTTAAGTTTTCGCAAGAATCGGGCAGCGTAATCCTACCCACGTTCCGCGACTCTTTGAGTATCCGCGTGGAGGAGGAAGCTGGAC GCTATGTGATCATTTGGAACTACAAGAAGATCAACGTATACCGGCCCGATGTTGAGTGCACCAACGGAATTATCCACGTCATCGACTACCCACTCCTGGAGGAAAAGGATGTGGTCGTGGCCGGAGGTAGCTATTTGCCAGAATCAAGCATTTGCATCATCTTGGCCAACCTCATAATGATAACAGTAGCAAAGTTCTTGAACTAA